From the Huiozyma naganishii CBS 8797 chromosome 13, complete genome genome, the window aaagtTGTTATATAAACTTATGAAAGGACCGGCTACTTTGGGACACCCTCTTACTTAGTGGTTGGGAGCTCAGTCTCTTCTTCCGCCCCCGCCTCACACCCCACACGGTTTGTTCAATCACAGGTATATCTATCTGCACTCGCACCCCGATTTCTCTTTGTTGGCTACTTGCACCCATTCGCACTAGCAGCCGTCGTTgaatatatttttgttacCAACGCAGTTGTTCTAATCAAGCTTTCTTTGGTAAGCAGAGTGTGTTTGAGTtcctatatatatagtatatTTTAGTGCTTGTTCTCATTTGTCTGTTCGATCTTATCAGCTTTTATTATTGTCCCCGAATATTGCTTCCCTCCTTTCTTTCCTACGTTTTGTGTTTTAATATTATATGAGGAGAAAGCGGAGCCCGTCCAACTCTAATCATAATTTTGCAGCTGCTAATTCGAATTCTGCAAGttcaaacagcagcagcaacaacaaccaatCCAGCGCCACAGGGACCGATGACCTCAACGCTAACGAACCAAATGACCCCGATGATAGTAGGTCTACGCCTACTATAATCAATAACATCGCCGGTATTAACAATACTAAAAATAATGACGTATCAGCCGCTTCGACTGTAAAGAACGTCAATAACAAGAGATCCGCGTCGCCGGATCTCGCCACAAAATCGTCTTCTCACAATGAAGGTCAGGAGGGGTCCCTGAAAGAGCTGGCCTCCCCATCGTCAAAGGCTAAAGTGTTCCCTTTCGCCATACCGAAGGTAGTAAGGGACCCCAGACCTTCCATATCCACCACTGTGGCAATGGCCACTCCAGTTCCAACTTCTGCGTCCGCTTCCTCGTCAGCGTATATGGACTCTGCTGGGTCGACACCGTTTTCCTCGGTGCTctcgtcatcttcctctgtGTCAAGTTCGTCCGCTTCGTATATGCGGTTCAATGGATTTGTGCCGTCCTCGtcttcgtcctcttccGCGTCCGCGTCGTCGTTGACTTTCTCTCTAAAAGGGAAAATCTCGCCGAATTTGAACAGGCTCAGCGGTGGAAACTCGTCTCCAACTATCGGCTCTCAAAGTAAAGCTAGTGGTAAGAGATCtgtgttcttgaagagatACCCACACGATAGAAACTCCAAAGAGGGTGTTCACCTCGACGATATGATTGCGAAACTGATTCAATTGAACGAAAGAATGGTTTCCGCGCCATCCGCATCGTCGAAATCAAAAAGATCAGCAAGTTTCCCCTTCCACACATGGGAGATCCAACTGATTTGTTCACAAGTGAGAGAGGTGTTCCTGAATCAGCCCACGCTTTTGAAGTTGCAATCTCCAATAAAGATCGTAGGTGATATACACGGTCAGTTCAACGACCTGTTACGGATTTTCAAGTTGAGTGGGGACCCTCGCGACACAAATTACTTGTTCCTTGGTGACTACGTCGATAGGGGTAAACAATCTCTCGAGACTATCATGTTGCTCTTCTGTTACAAGTTGAAGTACAGGGACAATTTTTTCATGCTCAGAGGTAACCACGAATCGGCAAACATCACCAAGATGTACGGTTTCTACGACGAGTGTAAGAGAAGGAAGTCTACCAAGCTCTGGAGAAATTTCGTCGATGTGTTCAACTGTCTGCCCATTGCAGCCGTCATTCAGGACAAGATCTTCTGCGTTCATGGAGGTATCTCTCCCgaattgaacaacttgaagCAGATCACAAACGTCGCTAGACCAACTGATATACCAGAGAACGGTCTCGTCACGGACCTACTTTGGAGTGACCCTGATCAATCGGTTGCAAATTGGACTGAGAACGATAGAGGTGTCTCTTacactttctccaagaaaaatgTACTGGATTTCTGTTCCAAATTCAAGTTCGATTTGATCATTAGGGGGCACATGGTCGTGGAGGACGGGTACGAGTTTTTCGCAAGGAAGAAGTTTGTGACCGTTTTCAGCGCGCCGAACTACTGTGGTCAATTCGGCAATTGGGGTGCTGTGCTGAGCATCAGCACTGGACTTATATGCAGTTTTGAGCTTCTGAAGCCGCATTCGATCAAGAAAAAGGCTGGCTGATGCTACAAAGATACACCGCTTCCTCTTGGCCATTGTATCGTTCTATATAATGTTTCTCATTCAAGTTTTATAAAAGTATATTCTTTAAAAGTTTATCAAAggtttcaagtttttgataGATCCTTGGATATAATATGGGAAAGAGCAAATGCCACACTACTTGGCGTGTGAGGCAACCACGGGTGGATCGAGCGGAGATCTCATTATACGGCATAGAAAATCTAGTATCTACTAATGTCGTATAGTGGTGTCtcaatcaaaaaaaaaaggactTTACCAGAAAAACATTCATGCAATGCATGGATCTGTGGTTTGAGAAAGTGTTGTTTTGCAAAATGTTTCTGAAGTTAGGATCATCAACTTTCTAGAGAAACTGTTAATGAGTCCCGATGGTGTTAAGATCCgttgaaagatgaaaaaaagaagctcCGAAACGGGGAGTCGAACCCCGATCTCCACGGTGAAAGCGTGATGTGATAGCCGTTACACTATATCGGATACAAAAGTAcaattttttaaaaattgCGCTGATGGTAATTACTGTTTTGAGTAAACTCTAGAAGAGCTTaacagtgatcaattgtctgtCCTCTCTCTATATAATCTgtatagaaagagaattgTCAGAAATGGAATGTCAAGTAttcgtacaatgttacattaCTTATCGTCTTataaaagaggaaaaattCTCATCGCAATTTATGTATTTCCCGTATATACTTCATATCCGGGAGAAGCTTCCGGCGTCGCACGCaccgtctgctgggagAACCCACCACACTCATGGTTCACTTACgtctccagtttcaaacttctatgaagaatatataaaggaagagagacaaggattccaatgactgaaatctgtggcctttatataataactggtgaagctggatcagacctCATTTgcttgggtctgtccgttcGTTATAGATACGTAGCTTGCTGACTTAAAGTGGGGTGTAGCCTGGTGACTAAAGCAGAGTGTGACGCttttgtattgtttgttGTATATTGAGATGTGTTGCCTTGTGGAAAAGGGCttattgtttgtgtctCGTAGGAGAGAGTTGTATGTCGTTACCGAGAGCTGTATGTCTCGTGGCTGAGAACTGAGAGAGTTCGTGATGAAAGCTGTGTCTTGTGATTGGAACTGTGAGAGTTCGTGATGAGAACTGTGTCTCGTGATTTGCACTGTGTGCCATGTTacatttttggaaaattttgcTATAACTAAAGGGCATTTTATGGTGCACGATTAAATAGTTCTTTGATCTGTTTTTGAGCATACATGCATTTTTTAGGTTAAACATTGTGGTTATACAAGCTCAAACTGCTCAAGAAAGGAAAGCAGCGCTGTCATTGAGCCAGAATGCGGCGAATCAATGGCAATCCCAATAATATCAAACGATTATGCTACAATGAAATTTTTACTACAAATAGCAGTGTTCTTTCGGAACCTAATAAAGGATATCCATGTAGGTGTTATTCAATAAGGTAAGTGCCTTCCGTTGGAAGATTCCAAACACTGGAATGCAATTTTATAACCATCTTTTGAGATATTCATGTTTTTAATTAGTTGTGCAAATATGACTCTTATTTATCACTAACCGTTCCATAACACTCCAAAACAAATAAATATTACAAACAAAACGGGGATCCCATCCCCGCGACACCAGCATCGATACCGTGCAACTGCATGGATGTACATGGCTATCCACACCCACCCAGGGACTAGGCTCATCCCCCTCCCGAATAGCGAGGCTCCGGATGCCGCCAGTTTTACACCGCCCCTAGCTGGGCAATATTGTTGTATTCATGAATATACGTATAGAagtaccaccaccgccacaCAAGCTTACCTGCGAAGGCGAACAAACACCTGACTCCAGTAACGACTTTGTATCCCGGCCCGCCGTCAAATGCCTCTTGTGTTCTTCTTGAGCTCGTTGAGTCTATCGagcagtttctttcttcttgtgGTGGGCATCTTGACCCCGCCCTGTATGAACTCCTTCCCCTGGTGGTCGTCTGAGACGCGGTGCGGGATATTGCGCGGGTCGACGGCTGCGCCGTCCGACGAGTTCGCGAGGGAGTAGTAGTCGCTGAACACTTTGCGCCTGCGCACGTTTATGAACCAGTTGGACAACTGTATCTTGGAGAGCCCCGTCTTGATGAGCAGTTCCCTCTTCTCCTGGGAAGTCGGGTACGGGTTGTGCAGGTGGTCGAGAAGCCACCTGTTGAGGATGAGCACTGTGTCCTTTGGGAGGTTGTAGCGGGACTGTTTCCTGTCCCTGCCCGAAGAGCCCCCGCATTTCTCCCCacgttgttgctgctgctgcggtgAGGGCACTGGACCTGGGCGCGGGTGCGTCCCCTGGTCGACAGCGGGCGGTCTGGGCAACTGAACGACCGCCTGCTTGCTACCCCCCTGCAGTGGCGTGAACTGTGAGAGCGTTGGTTTTAGCACTGGTCTGGGCACCACGCTGGGCACCACGCTGGGTATTACGTTCCCCGTGTCTGGATCCCTCTCTATGGAGTCCAGCAGGGTCTTTATAGGCGGAAGTCTGACCTGGTTGAACATCTGGGTGAGCCAGCCAGCCAGCAAGCGAGCGAATGTGTGTTGTGGGCGGAACCGGTGGGCAAGAGGAAAAGGTGTCAAGACAGGCGTGTGCGCCTGCAGAGCGTGCGCTCTTATAGCGCAGAGACACAAAAAGGGCCACTCTGCAGCCGTGGGAGTGCGCGATACGAGCGCGATAAAGCAGGTGTGCTGTTGACTCCTTTTCCGCACGCGGACACCGTGCTTTTGGCACATTCGAGGACTGCCTCTGCCACAGCAGCCAGCAATAGCCACCGCGTGGGGTGGCCCGTGGGCGTGGCCGTGGGCGTCGGGACGCAGTTGACACAAAgcgctgctgctggtgctggacGCTGCCGGTACCGGCGAGTCTGCGGTGGGCAGTgtgctgaaaaattttctgaGGGCATTGTTCGCTCGAGATGGCACCGTGGGCTCATCGCATCTGGTGTCGAGGCGTGCGTGGTTCGCCAATTGGGCGACGCTGCGGTGAGTCACTCGGCGGTGCTTGCTTGCTGGGGCGTATATCTTGGGCGGGGTGCTGTTGCCAGCGatcttgttcctctttggcCCCACCACACGACGACCACCAATGGCACACACTCCCGCATTCGACGCCAACTTGGCCTCCACGCCCGTCGACTCCGCCGCTGAGGACGTTAGGATCCTTGGGTACGACCCGCTGGTCTCGCCCGCGCTGCTGCAAGTGCAGGTCCCCGCGACGGCGACCTGCCTCGAGACCGCAAAGCGCGGCAGGAGAGAGTCTGTAGAGATCATCTCCGGGAGGGACGACAGGGTGCTCGTCATCGTCGGCCCCTGCTCCGTGCACGACCTGGGTGCCGCGCAGGAGTACGCGACCCGGTTGAAGAGACTGTCAGACGAGCTCAAGGGGGACTTGCTCATCGTGATGCGTGCGTACCTCGAGAAACCAAGGACCACGGTCGGGTGGAAGGGCCTCATCAACGACCCGGACGTcgacaacactttcaacatcaacaagGGGCTGCAAGTCGCTAGGCAGCTGTTCGTGAACCTCACGGACCTGGGGTTGCCCATCGGGTCGGAGATGCTAGACACCATCTCCCCACAGTACCTCGCTGACCTTGTCTCCTTCGGTGCCATTGGCGCGAGAACGACCGAGTCGCAGCTCCACAGAGAGTTGGCCTCAGGGCTATCGTTCCCTATCGGGTTCAAGAACGGCACGGACGGGACGCTCGGTGTCGCCATCGACGCATGCCAGGCTGCATCCCACTCGCACCACTTCATGGGGGTCACCAAGCACGGTGTTGCCGCAATCACCACCACTAGAGGTAACGAGAACTGTTTCGTCATCCTGCGTGGTGGGAAGAAGGGCACCAACTACGACGCGGAGAGTGTCGCCGCAGCAAAGGCCGCCCTCCCAGAGGGGTCCAACGGGCTCATGATCGATTACTCCCACGGGAACTCCAACAAGGACTTCCGCAACCAACCCAAAGTCAACGACGCTGTCTGTGAGCAGATCGCCGCGGGCGAGCGTGTCATCGTCGGTGTCATGATCGAATCCAACATCAACGAGGGCGCCCAGAAAGTGCCCGCGGAGGGCGGCAAAGCCGCGCTCAAGTACGGTGTCTCCATCACGGACGCCTGCATCTCCTGGGAGACCACCGAGGACGTCCTGCGCAAACTCGCGGGCGCCGTCAGACAGAGAagggagaagaacaagaagtaGAACTGAAAAGGAAGAGGCATTTGCATCTGGCTAATGACCACCAGCCTATTAGCCCACCCATTGCAACCTATTTAAACACAGCTACGTAATATGATAACCACCCGCAAGCTACCTGAACGTCCACCAGACTCACTCTGACTCATCCTGACACCTCTTCTCAGTTAATCAACCTCGAgaaatttcaatatttgaTATTGCGCCTTATATAAGAGAAAGATGCCAGAGAAGCAGCTCCTATCAGAAAAAACCGCCAACCCTCAGCTCAACACCCTCAATTGCAATGGTACAGACTGTCCACGTTATCGATGTCGAAAGTGGGAACCTGCAGTCCCTGACGAACGCCCTCCACTTCCTGGGCTATAACGTGCAACTCGTGCGGAGTCACACAGAGCTAGTCACCAGCGAGGTCGAACGGTTGATCCTCCCAGGTGTCGGGAACTACGGCCATTTTGTCGACAACCTCTTCTCAAGAGGGTTCGAGACACCCATCAGACAGTACATCGCCTCGGGGAAACCTCTCATGGGGATCTGCGTCGGGTTGCAGGCGATGTTTGCCGGTTCAGAGGAGAGCCCAGCGTCAAGCGGGTTCAAACAACTAGACATGCACTTGTCCAAGTTCAACGACGCAGAAAAACCAGTGCCAGAGATAGGCTGGAACAGCGTGTTCGCGGACAAGTTGTTCTTCGGTCTTGACCCGCTGAAACGCTACTACTTCGTCCACAGCTTTGCGGCAATTCTAGACCCATCGGGAAAGCAGGAACAAGTATTGAAGTCCCAAGGCTGGGAATTTGCGAAGGCGAAGTACGGAACGGAGACGTTCATCGCCGCTATGTGCAAGGATAACATCTTCGCCACGCAGTTCCATCCTGAGAAATCCGGCAAAGCAGGTCTGCAAGTCATCGagaactttttgaaacaggaCAGGAACATACCGCTGCCCGAATACACTCAGGAGCAAATAAAGTGCCTCCAGAACGACTACAGTAACTACGGTCTAACGAGAAGAATTATCGCTTGTCTCGACGTCAGAACAAACGACCAGGGAGATCTGGTCGTCACTAAGGGTGACCAGTACGACGTCCGTGAAAAGACTGACGGCAAGGATGTGAGAAACCTGGGCAAGCCCGTGCAGCTTGCACAGAAGTACTACGAACAGGGCGCAGACGAGGTCACCTTTTTGAACATCACCTCCTTCAGGGACTGTCCGTTGCGGGATACCCCCATGCTAGAGGTGCTCAGACAGGCAGCCAAGACCGTGTTTGTGCCATTGACCGTTGGCGGTGGGATTAAGGATATAGTGGACACGGACGGCACGAAGGTCCCTGCTTTGGAGGTGGCAAGTCTGTATTTCAAGTCCGGTGCGGACAAAGTCTCGATCGGCACGGATGCGGTCCTTGCCGCGGAGAAATACTACGCAATGGGCGGGAAGGGAGATGGCACGTCCCCCATTGAAACGATATCGAAGGCGT encodes:
- the PPQ1 gene encoding protein-serine/threonine phosphatase (similar to Saccharomyces cerevisiae PPQ1 (YPL179W); ancestral locus Anc_6.172) yields the protein MRRKRSPSNSNHNFAAANSNSASSNSSSNNNQSSATGTDDLNANEPNDPDDSRSTPTIINNIAGINNTKNNDVSAASTVKNVNNKRSASPDLATKSSSHNEGQEGSLKELASPSSKAKVFPFAIPKVVRDPRPSISTTVAMATPVPTSASASSSAYMDSAGSTPFSSVLSSSSSVSSSSASYMRFNGFVPSSSSSSSASASSLTFSLKGKISPNLNRLSGGNSSPTIGSQSKASGKRSVFLKRYPHDRNSKEGVHLDDMIAKLIQLNERMVSAPSASSKSKRSASFPFHTWEIQLICSQVREVFLNQPTLLKLQSPIKIVGDIHGQFNDLLRIFKLSGDPRDTNYLFLGDYVDRGKQSLETIMLLFCYKLKYRDNFFMLRGNHESANITKMYGFYDECKRRKSTKLWRNFVDVFNCLPIAAVIQDKIFCVHGGISPELNNLKQITNVARPTDIPENGLVTDLLWSDPDQSVANWTENDRGVSYTFSKKNVLDFCSKFKFDLIIRGHMVVEDGYEFFARKKFVTVFSAPNYCGQFGNWGAVLSISTGLICSFELLKPHSIKKKAG
- the ARO4 gene encoding 3-deoxy-7-phosphoheptulonate synthase ARO4 (similar to Saccharomyces cerevisiae ARO4 (YBR249C); ancestral locus Anc_6.168) — translated: MAHTPAFDANLASTPVDSAAEDVRILGYDPLVSPALLQVQVPATATCLETAKRGRRESVEIISGRDDRVLVIVGPCSVHDLGAAQEYATRLKRLSDELKGDLLIVMRAYLEKPRTTVGWKGLINDPDVDNTFNINKGLQVARQLFVNLTDLGLPIGSEMLDTISPQYLADLVSFGAIGARTTESQLHRELASGLSFPIGFKNGTDGTLGVAIDACQAASHSHHFMGVTKHGVAAITTTRGNENCFVILRGGKKGTNYDAESVAAAKAALPEGSNGLMIDYSHGNSNKDFRNQPKVNDAVCEQIAAGERVIVGVMIESNINEGAQKVPAEGGKAALKYGVSITDACISWETTEDVLRKLAGAVRQRREKNKK
- the CUP9 gene encoding Cup9p (similar to Saccharomyces cerevisiae TOS8 (YGL096W) and CUP9 (YPL177C); ancestral locus Anc_6.170), which produces MCQKHGVRVRKRSQQHTCFIALVSRTPTAAEWPFLCLCAIRAHALQAHTPVLTPFPLAHRFRPQHTFARLLAGWLTQMFNQVRLPPIKTLLDSIERDPDTGNVIPSVVPSVVPRPVLKPTLSQFTPLQGGSKQAVVQLPRPPAVDQGTHPRPGPVPSPQQQQQRGEKCGGSSGRDRKQSRYNLPKDTVLILNRWLLDHLHNPYPTSQEKRELLIKTGLSKIQLSNWFINVRRRKVFSDYYSLANSSDGAAVDPRNIPHRVSDDHQGKEFIQGGVKMPTTRRKKLLDRLNELKKNTRGI
- the HIS7 gene encoding imidazoleglycerol-phosphate synthase (similar to Saccharomyces cerevisiae HIS7 (YBR248C); ancestral locus Anc_6.167) gives rise to the protein MVQTVHVIDVESGNLQSLTNALHFLGYNVQLVRSHTELVTSEVERLILPGVGNYGHFVDNLFSRGFETPIRQYIASGKPLMGICVGLQAMFAGSEESPASSGFKQLDMHLSKFNDAEKPVPEIGWNSVFADKLFFGLDPLKRYYFVHSFAAILDPSGKQEQVLKSQGWEFAKAKYGTETFIAAMCKDNIFATQFHPEKSGKAGLQVIENFLKQDRNIPLPEYTQEQIKCLQNDYSNYGLTRRIIACLDVRTNDQGDLVVTKGDQYDVREKTDGKDVRNLGKPVQLAQKYYEQGADEVTFLNITSFRDCPLRDTPMLEVLRQAAKTVFVPLTVGGGIKDIVDTDGTKVPALEVASLYFKSGADKVSIGTDAVLAAEKYYAMGGKGDGTSPIETISKAYGAQAVVISVDPKRVYVNSPADTKNKTFQSKFPDTEGRTWCWNQCTIKGGRESRDMGVYELIKACEALGAGEILLNCIDKDGSNSGYDLELIDQAKSACSIPVIASSGAGTPAHFEEAFTKTKADACLGAGLFHRGDYTVYDVKEYLLEHGLKVRMDKE